The proteins below are encoded in one region of Populus alba chromosome 2, ASM523922v2, whole genome shotgun sequence:
- the LOC118049962 gene encoding uncharacterized protein, whose product MLKRGAISVSMFSNSTVLVGWCRGRRRLRRRRVGTIRLGNKRRGFCLVSRPVIQWGVMVAPLRMLKNIIMDMAPNGRFIEAYYLSLPFLRPQIFPLC is encoded by the coding sequence ATGCTCAAGAGAGGTGCTATCTCTGTATCCATGTTTTCAAACTCCACCGTGTTAGTGGGGTGGTGCAGGGGACGTAGGAGGCTAAGGAGGCGGAGAGTTGGCACTATAAGGCTAGGGAATAAGAGGCGAGGGTTCTGCCTCGTGTCACGGCCGGTGATCCAGTGGGGTGTCATGGTGGCTCCCCTTCGAATGCTGAAGAACATCATCATGGATATGGCACCTAATGGCCGGTTCATTGAAGCTTATTACTTGTCTTTACCCTTTTTACGTCCACAAATATTTCCTCTATGTTGA
- the LOC118049961 gene encoding uncharacterized protein, whose product MTKATEGESVTLDLLKVKMAEFAKERNWDQFHSPRNLLLALVGEVGELSEIFQWRGEVPKGLPDWKEEDKVHLGEELSDVLLYLVRLSDICGVDLGKAALRKVGLNAIKYPVGSKGSSKET is encoded by the exons ATGACAAAGGCAACCGAAGGAGAAAGTGTCACTCTTGATCTACTCAAGGTAAAAATGGCCGAGTTTGCTAAGGAAAGGAACTGGGACCAGTTTCATAGCCCCAGGAACCTGCTGTTGGCTTTG GTGGGTGAAGTTGGAGAGTTATCGGAGATATTTCAGTGGAGAGGAGAGGTCCCAAAAGGACTTCCTGATTGGAAAGAAGAGGATAAAGTACATCTTGGTGAAGAGCTCTCAGATGTCTTGCTATACCTCGTCAGGCTCTCTGATATCTGTGGTGTTGACCTAGGCAAAGCTGCTCTGAGGAAAGTGGGACTCAATGCCATCAAGTACCCCGTTGGCAGCAAGGGCTCCTCCAAGGAAACATAA